A window of the Oscillospiraceae bacterium genome harbors these coding sequences:
- a CDS encoding heavy metal translocating P-type ATPase, whose amino-acid sequence MKCKILHESGGRLRVRVMQPHMTLSQADILEYYMKAVDGVTDVHVYDRTGDAVIRFFCVRGAVIDALSAFSYEESASLVPEETGRALNRQYEDRLVFTAVRRAVSILFLPMPIRLAIAAFQTIGYIKKGIQSLLKGKLEVSVLDATAITVSMIRGDMATATSIMFLLSIGEILEEWTHKKSVADLARTMSLNVEKVWALTNGQEVLVPVGDVQVGDKIVVRMGNMIPLDGKVVSGEALVNQASITGESMPVRCASGSYVYAGTVVEEGTCVVTVDKNCGSGRYDRIVHMIEESEKLKSATEDNASHLADRLVPYSLGGTVLTWLITRNTAKALSILMVDFSCALKLSMPLAVLSAMREASFHNISVKGGRFMEAVSEASTVVFDKTGTLTHATPRVAKVIPFGGQDENEMLRLAACLEEHYPHSMAKAVVQEAKRRDLHHEERHSRVEYVVAHGISSKVDDKKVLIGSYHFIFQDEGCTVPQGEQARFDTLPDEYSHLYLAIAGQLAAVICIEDPLREEAAAVVNSLHKLGIHKVVMMTGDNERTAKVVAKAAGVDELHAEVLPEDKAAFVRAEHAAGRRVIMVGDGVNDSPALSEADAGIAISDGAAIAREVADITISSDDLFSLVTLKFLSDALMARIRQNYRIIIGFNSALIALGVAGVLPPATSALLHNLSTLVISLHSMTNLIE is encoded by the coding sequence ATGAAATGCAAGATACTGCACGAATCCGGCGGAAGGCTTCGCGTGCGTGTGATGCAGCCGCACATGACGCTTTCTCAAGCGGATATTCTGGAATACTATATGAAAGCAGTGGACGGTGTCACAGACGTTCATGTATACGACCGCACAGGTGATGCGGTTATTCGCTTTTTCTGCGTGCGCGGCGCGGTTATTGATGCGCTGTCAGCTTTTTCTTATGAAGAAAGCGCGTCGCTTGTCCCCGAGGAAACCGGGCGGGCACTCAATCGGCAGTATGAAGACCGGCTGGTATTCACTGCAGTGCGGCGCGCGGTCAGCATTCTCTTCCTGCCCATGCCGATTCGCCTGGCAATCGCGGCGTTTCAGACGATTGGCTATATTAAAAAAGGAATTCAGTCACTGCTGAAAGGGAAGCTGGAAGTTTCTGTACTTGATGCGACCGCCATTACGGTCTCTATGATACGCGGAGATATGGCAACTGCCACTTCTATTATGTTCCTGCTGAGTATCGGCGAAATTTTGGAAGAGTGGACGCACAAGAAATCTGTAGCGGACCTGGCGCGCACCATGTCGCTCAATGTGGAAAAAGTGTGGGCCCTGACGAATGGTCAGGAGGTACTGGTGCCTGTGGGCGATGTGCAGGTGGGTGACAAAATTGTCGTGCGCATGGGCAACATGATTCCACTGGACGGCAAGGTGGTTTCGGGTGAGGCGCTTGTCAACCAGGCCTCCATTACCGGTGAGTCCATGCCGGTGCGCTGCGCTTCTGGCAGCTATGTTTACGCGGGTACGGTGGTCGAAGAGGGCACATGCGTTGTCACTGTAGATAAAAACTGCGGCAGCGGGCGCTATGACCGCATTGTTCACATGATTGAAGAATCCGAAAAATTGAAATCTGCTACCGAGGACAACGCCTCTCATCTGGCAGACCGGCTGGTGCCGTACAGTCTGGGCGGCACAGTGCTGACCTGGCTGATTACCCGCAATACAGCAAAGGCGCTTTCCATTTTAATGGTGGATTTTTCCTGTGCGCTCAAGCTTTCCATGCCGCTGGCAGTGCTTTCTGCCATGCGGGAAGCAAGCTTTCACAACATTTCGGTTAAAGGCGGCCGCTTTATGGAGGCTGTCTCTGAAGCCTCGACTGTGGTATTTGATAAAACGGGTACCCTGACCCATGCTACGCCTAGGGTGGCAAAGGTGATTCCTTTTGGTGGGCAGGACGAAAATGAAATGCTGCGGCTTGCCGCCTGCCTAGAGGAGCATTATCCCCATTCTATGGCAAAGGCTGTGGTGCAGGAAGCAAAGCGCCGTGACCTGCACCATGAGGAGCGCCACTCAAGGGTAGAGTATGTTGTCGCACACGGCATTTCTAGTAAAGTGGATGATAAAAAAGTGCTGATAGGTAGCTATCACTTTATCTTTCAAGATGAGGGCTGCACAGTGCCGCAGGGTGAGCAGGCGCGTTTTGACACACTGCCCGATGAATACTCCCACCTATACCTTGCTATTGCGGGGCAGCTTGCCGCGGTTATCTGCATTGAAGACCCGCTTCGTGAAGAAGCTGCCGCAGTTGTCAACAGCCTGCATAAGCTGGGTATACATAAGGTCGTCATGATGACCGGGGACAATGAGCGTACCGCTAAGGTGGTTGCCAAGGCAGCAGGCGTAGATGAACTGCATGCGGAAGTCCTGCCGGAAGACAAGGCAGCCTTTGTCCGCGCAGAGCACGCAGCAGGGCGCAGGGTTATCATGGTCGGGGACGGCGTCAATGACTCGCCGGCCCTTTCCGAGGCAGACGCCGGCATTGCCATTTCTGACGGCGCAGCCATTGCGCGGGAAGTAGCGGATATTACGATTTCGTCGGATGACCTGTTTTCACTGGTGACGCTCAAGTTTCTGAGCGACGCGCTGATGGCGCGTATCCGGCAGAATTACCGTATCATTATCGGCTTTAATTCCGCGCTGATTGCTCTGGGCGTGGCGGGGGTGCTGCCGCCGGCAACTTCGGCGCTGCTGCACAATCTTTCCACCTTGGTTATCAGCCTGCACAGTATGACAAACCTGATAGAATAA
- a CDS encoding DUF6110 family protein produces the protein MELGKIKLVVGGALLSTLGYQILRSRDAKKVYSFVTAAVLREKEAIMTELTDIKEDCGDIFADAKARNELYADEKDKIIQDRAAKHEKEPAAE, from the coding sequence ATGGAACTGGGAAAAATTAAACTTGTAGTCGGGGGTGCACTGCTCTCAACATTGGGTTATCAGATTTTGCGCAGCCGAGATGCAAAAAAAGTCTATTCTTTTGTTACTGCCGCTGTTTTGCGCGAAAAAGAAGCCATTATGACCGAACTGACGGATATTAAAGAAGACTGCGGGGATATTTTTGCTGACGCGAAAGCCCGCAATGAGCTGTATGCTGACGAAAAGGATAAAATTATTCAAGACCGCGCCGCCAAGCACGAAAAAGAGCCCGCCGCGGAATAA
- a CDS encoding AraC family transcriptional regulator — protein MIAATEEEKKFYGGNVEIVTRSADSTVYRIRNLFGDAVMTTYQVFPGIQLTYNDVDTQECSIEHAETGNIMEINHCREGRIECAFKDEYLYLSKGDVAINRKDDAAHDSYFPGGRYSGITIVIDTAYAPNSLSCFLEDVNVELSALSRKFCSGSECCVMRSKPCLEHIFSELYAVPSSIRKGYYKVKVLELLLFLSGMDIDPAPQKYYTGAQVQLAKQVCRFITAHLDAHITIEQLAAIFHVSATQLKTSFKGVYGDSVYAYTRTQKMQAAASFLSKTDQNVMEIAGKVGYDNGSKFARAFRDVMGVSPKKYREQSS, from the coding sequence ATGATCGCGGCCACGGAAGAGGAAAAAAAATTTTACGGCGGCAATGTCGAGATTGTCACCCGCAGTGCAGACAGCACCGTCTACCGGATTCGCAACCTCTTCGGTGATGCGGTGATGACTACCTACCAGGTGTTTCCCGGGATTCAGCTGACTTACAATGATGTAGATACGCAGGAATGCTCCATTGAGCATGCGGAAACCGGCAATATTATGGAAATCAATCACTGCAGGGAAGGCCGCATTGAGTGTGCCTTTAAGGACGAATATTTGTATCTGTCCAAAGGCGACGTTGCCATCAACCGAAAAGATGACGCGGCACATGACTCTTATTTTCCCGGCGGGCGTTATTCCGGCATTACCATTGTTATTGATACGGCATATGCGCCAAATAGCCTTTCCTGCTTTTTAGAGGATGTTAATGTCGAGCTTTCCGCGCTGAGCAGAAAATTCTGCAGCGGAAGCGAGTGCTGTGTCATGCGGTCAAAGCCCTGTCTAGAGCACATCTTTTCCGAGCTGTACGCGGTTCCGAGTTCTATTCGCAAAGGGTACTATAAAGTGAAAGTTCTGGAACTTCTTTTGTTTTTAAGCGGCATGGATATAGACCCTGCTCCACAGAAATATTACACTGGGGCACAGGTACAGCTGGCAAAACAGGTCTGTAGATTCATTACCGCACACCTGGATGCACACATCACCATAGAGCAGCTGGCTGCCATCTTTCATGTTTCTGCAACCCAGCTGAAAACCAGCTTTAAGGGGGTCTACGGCGACTCGGTCTATGCCTACACGCGTACGCAGAAAATGCAGGCGGCCGCGTCTTTTTTGAGCAAGACCGATCAGAATGTAATGGAGATTGCCGGAAAGGTAGGCTACGACAACGGCAGCAAGTTTGCGCGGGCCTTTCGGGATGTGATGGGGGTTTCTCCGAAAAAATACCGGGAGCAGTCATCTTAG
- a CDS encoding methyltransferase domain-containing protein codes for MTDRQYKTLTIHEFDQAAEKFDDSSPSVYNMCRKDYPNLAAELAEEPFRRVLDAGCGTGSMLFFLKQKYPDKQYAGIDLSPKMVEVAKRKGLKHIFAGDCEMLPFARNSFDTVLCSMSFHHYPHPQAFFDSVFRVLCPGGRLILRDMTTGFVPMQWVWNHVELPLFNLFLHTGDVHVYNEKEIAGLCRNSGMILERFEQREGFRLHCVCRKPLP; via the coding sequence ATGACAGACCGGCAGTATAAAACACTGACAATACACGAGTTTGACCAGGCGGCAGAGAAATTCGATGACAGCAGCCCCAGTGTCTATAACATGTGCCGCAAAGATTACCCTAACCTTGCAGCAGAATTGGCAGAGGAACCTTTCCGGCGTGTCTTAGATGCGGGGTGCGGCACGGGTTCGATGCTTTTCTTTTTAAAACAAAAATACCCCGATAAACAATACGCAGGAATTGATCTTTCCCCCAAAATGGTTGAGGTGGCCAAACGAAAGGGACTTAAACACATCTTTGCCGGGGACTGCGAAATGCTGCCGTTTGCAAGGAATTCATTTGATACGGTTCTCTGTTCTATGAGCTTTCACCATTACCCACACCCGCAGGCGTTTTTTGACAGCGTTTTCCGTGTGCTATGCCCGGGCGGACGGCTGATTCTGCGGGATATGACAACCGGTTTTGTGCCGATGCAATGGGTATGGAATCATGTTGAGCTGCCGCTTTTCAACCTTTTTCTGCACACGGGCGACGTGCACGTTTACAATGAAAAAGAAATCGCGGGTCTTTGCAGAAATAGCGGTATGATTTTGGAGCGCTTTGAGCAGCGCGAGGGCTTTCGTCTGCACTGCGTGTGCAGAAAGCCGCTGCCGTAA
- a CDS encoding class I SAM-dependent methyltransferase — protein sequence MQRSRFLCEEAVLKIRPYLSRYMNILELACGKGELSFSLAGYTHLWEATDLSPAMIAQAKQRHGSCRLHFSVQDAANLPYAPYSFDAVLLANALQTMPRAEKALQEIKRVLKPGGLLIAPTFVRREGAAFCLRTRLMKQNNWIHAKWNAEEFLEYLHAHGFSAVEAPLLGGGPAPLCCAITKEEVVLQHDRPAV from the coding sequence ATGCAAAGAAGCCGATTCCTTTGTGAAGAAGCTGTTTTGAAAATTCGTCCGTATCTCAGCAGGTACATGAATATACTGGAACTTGCCTGCGGGAAAGGGGAGCTTTCCTTTTCGTTAGCGGGTTACACGCACCTTTGGGAGGCAACAGACCTTTCACCGGCTATGATAGCCCAAGCAAAGCAGCGCCACGGGTCCTGCCGACTGCACTTTTCTGTACAGGATGCGGCAAACCTGCCTTATGCGCCGTACAGTTTTGACGCGGTGCTGCTAGCCAACGCCCTGCAAACCATGCCGCGTGCGGAAAAAGCGCTGCAGGAAATCAAGCGAGTGCTAAAGCCGGGCGGGCTACTGATTGCGCCTACGTTTGTCCGCAGAGAGGGCGCTGCCTTTTGTCTGCGGACACGGTTGATGAAGCAAAACAACTGGATACATGCAAAATGGAATGCGGAAGAATTTTTAGAATACCTGCATGCACATGGATTTTCTGCGGTGGAAGCTCCTCTGCTGGGTGGCGGCCCCGCGCCGCTGTGCTGTGCAATAACGAAAGAAGAGGTGGTTTTGCAGCATGACAGACCGGCAGTATAA
- a CDS encoding class I SAM-dependent methyltransferase, with translation MKADYANWVSKWIPLSGGIAAALFAVDAAAAFWFAGYAAWYGVLFLALAVAACAFAAYMAAARSTLSYEGGGVQGKVLDGVLSYLDVLGWSGEGSLLEIGCGSGAMSIKAAKHFPDVKVTGIDYWGAAWDYSKKLCENNARAEGVSRRTEFVQGDAADLPFPDGAFDAVVSNFVFHEVKTQPDKLALVREALRVVKPGGYFVFEDVFFARSHYGDIHKFVKELKPDTEELHFVDMRRPAYAPAFLNTPLVLGQMGLLYGRK, from the coding sequence ATGAAAGCAGATTACGCAAATTGGGTATCTAAATGGATACCGCTGTCGGGCGGCATTGCAGCCGCTCTGTTTGCTGTGGACGCGGCTGCCGCTTTTTGGTTTGCCGGCTATGCTGCATGGTACGGTGTCCTTTTTCTGGCCTTGGCTGTTGCCGCCTGTGCCTTTGCCGCTTATATGGCTGCAGCCCGCAGCACCCTTTCGTACGAGGGCGGCGGTGTACAGGGAAAGGTGCTGGACGGGGTGCTCTCTTACCTTGATGTCCTAGGGTGGAGCGGCGAGGGCAGTCTGCTGGAAATCGGCTGCGGTAGCGGAGCCATGAGCATTAAGGCGGCCAAGCACTTTCCGGACGTGAAAGTTACCGGTATTGATTACTGGGGTGCGGCGTGGGATTACAGCAAAAAACTGTGCGAAAACAATGCACGTGCAGAAGGGGTGTCCCGCCGTACAGAATTTGTACAGGGCGACGCGGCAGATCTGCCCTTTCCCGATGGTGCGTTCGACGCTGTGGTCAGCAATTTCGTTTTTCACGAGGTAAAAACACAGCCGGATAAATTGGCTCTGGTGCGTGAAGCCCTGCGTGTTGTAAAGCCCGGCGGATACTTCGTTTTTGAGGATGTTTTCTTTGCGCGGAGCCACTACGGAGATATCCATAAATTTGTAAAGGAACTGAAGCCCGACACAGAGGAACTGCATTTTGTGGATATGCGTCGCCCGGCATATGCCCCGGCTTTTCTCAACACGCCGCTGGTCCTAGGACAGATGGGCCTGCTCTATGGCAGAAAGTGA
- a CDS encoding nitrite/sulfite reductase, with the protein MKFCIDFAGKTNTEISHAASCKRMEKYTQIPALSGVIATVLVVIAVIQVICYNGKNEYPPVAGVTKGVTNMIESIPAKTWKADLPAFREQTAAFYKGKVSIAAYKGFSGYYGSYAQKGGKASMLRLRMPAGRVTKDKLAFIAQAIRDYQVPRVHFTTCETIQLHDLSQDTVCALMEKALDAGIVPIGGGGDFPRNVMCSPLSGTEQGEYFDVMPWALAAAQYLMHFIKAEKMPRKLKVCFSNSPANVDHATYRDLGFVARKDGKFDVYSAGGLGNNPRFGVLVAEGVPPEKILYYIKAMWLNFRAHGNYQNRGKARTRYMQESLGSLEAYRKAFLEKLEEVKVSGEDLGLAVQPESLTKQGDGTTAAGPRVTKQKQLGLYTVAWHPLGGKPAPETFCALSDLLQGIDAAEMRLAPDETAYLINLTGKEAQQVLKLTAGDTAQSLFETSVSCIGASICQVGLRDSQALLAACVEAVRAAHLPDGALPQIHISGCPSSCGSHQTNVIGFRGAVKRVDGKPQPAFLLCVGGCALQGHETMGRELGTIIETKIPQFLVEVGKAAAAAGKGFATWYAENPAALEQIAAPYLA; encoded by the coding sequence ATGAAATTCTGTATTGATTTTGCAGGAAAGACAAATACTGAAATCAGCCACGCCGCAAGCTGTAAACGCATGGAAAAATACACCCAAATCCCTGCCTTGTCCGGTGTAATTGCCACAGTTTTGGTCGTCATTGCGGTTATACAAGTGATATGTTACAATGGGAAAAACGAGTATCCGCCGGTCGCCGGCGTAACAAAAGGAGTTACCAATATGATAGAATCAATTCCTGCAAAAACCTGGAAAGCCGACTTGCCGGCGTTTCGGGAACAGACCGCTGCATTTTATAAAGGGAAAGTAAGCATCGCCGCATACAAAGGGTTTTCCGGCTATTATGGCAGCTATGCGCAAAAGGGCGGCAAGGCCAGTATGCTGCGCCTGCGCATGCCTGCAGGCCGCGTGACAAAAGACAAGCTTGCCTTTATAGCGCAAGCGATACGCGACTATCAAGTGCCGCGCGTACACTTTACAACTTGTGAAACCATACAGCTGCATGACCTAAGCCAAGATACTGTGTGTGCTTTAATGGAAAAAGCTCTTGATGCGGGCATTGTTCCCATTGGCGGGGGCGGCGATTTTCCGCGTAATGTGATGTGCTCGCCGCTTTCCGGTACAGAGCAGGGCGAATACTTTGACGTAATGCCCTGGGCACTGGCCGCGGCCCAATACCTCATGCACTTCATCAAAGCAGAAAAAATGCCGCGTAAACTGAAAGTCTGCTTTTCCAACTCACCGGCAAATGTGGACCACGCCACTTACCGCGACCTGGGCTTTGTCGCACGCAAAGACGGCAAATTTGACGTCTACAGCGCGGGCGGGCTCGGCAACAATCCGCGCTTTGGCGTGCTGGTGGCAGAGGGCGTACCGCCCGAAAAAATTCTGTATTACATTAAAGCCATGTGGCTGAATTTTCGCGCACACGGCAACTACCAAAACCGCGGCAAGGCCCGCACCCGCTATATGCAGGAATCCCTGGGTTCCCTGGAAGCGTACCGGAAAGCGTTTTTAGAAAAGCTCGAAGAAGTCAAGGTTTCCGGGGAGGATTTGGGCCTTGCTGTACAGCCGGAGTCCCTGACAAAACAGGGCGATGGCACCACAGCCGCCGGCCCGCGTGTAACCAAACAGAAACAGCTGGGCCTGTATACAGTGGCATGGCACCCGCTGGGCGGCAAGCCCGCACCGGAAACATTCTGTGCGCTTTCTGACCTGCTGCAGGGCATAGACGCCGCAGAAATGCGCCTTGCGCCGGACGAAACTGCCTATCTCATTAACCTGACCGGCAAAGAGGCACAGCAGGTGCTAAAGCTGACCGCTGGCGATACCGCACAGAGCCTGTTTGAAACCTCTGTAAGCTGTATTGGCGCAAGCATCTGCCAGGTCGGTCTGCGCGACTCGCAGGCACTGCTGGCGGCCTGCGTAGAAGCCGTGCGCGCAGCACACCTGCCCGACGGCGCACTGCCGCAGATTCATATTTCCGGCTGTCCGTCCTCCTGTGGCTCACACCAAACCAATGTCATTGGCTTTCGCGGTGCTGTCAAGAGAGTAGATGGCAAGCCACAGCCCGCTTTCCTGCTCTGCGTAGGCGGCTGTGCGCTGCAGGGACACGAAACCATGGGCCGCGAACTCGGCACAATTATCGAAACAAAGATTCCGCAGTTTTTGGTAGAAGTGGGCAAAGCCGCGGCCGCCGCTGGAAAAGGCTTTGCCACATGGTACGCGGAAAACCCCGCCGCTCTGGAACAGATTGCGGCACCATATCTGGCATAA
- the nagZ gene encoding beta-N-acetylhexosaminidase has protein sequence MKKQFRSILYTALAMCVAAGCSTAGQVSSSSRAAASSAPVSSQDVSSAAVPAGSAASSAQVSSAASVADALQAASWAVAAPQTVQNMTLEQKVGQLFFLCFRHDTDGTNLYTYNNVTRKTIKNIQPGGVVLFQENVHTTAQLRRLIQNIQADCTTAPFIGVDQEGGKVQRVSANGSIHATAVPTMWKVGQTGSTSLAQQVGAVLGSELTVFGFNLDFAPDCDVFSNPQNKVIGTRAFSSDPQKVAAFSTAVSAGIRSQGVIPVCKHFPGHGDTSADTHAGYAAVNKTLAQLRQTELVPFKAQAAAGAEMIMVAHISLPKINGDSTPATMSSKVVQGLLRGELGYSGVVITDAMDMGAVAQHYSSGEAAVRAIHAGVDMILMPEDPQAAYTAVLKAVKSGSISQERLNQSVERILALKKKYNLFSKRALGRESLLGCSEHQQVVAQVG, from the coding sequence ATGAAAAAGCAGTTTCGGTCCATTTTATATACAGCATTGGCCATGTGTGTGGCAGCAGGCTGCAGCACAGCGGGGCAGGTTTCCTCAAGCAGCAGGGCAGCGGCTTCTTCAGCGCCGGTATCTTCACAAGATGTGTCTTCTGCGGCGGTGCCCGCAGGCAGCGCAGCATCATCTGCACAGGTATCTTCAGCTGCTTCTGTGGCAGATGCCTTACAGGCAGCTTCCTGGGCGGTTGCCGCGCCGCAGACCGTACAGAACATGACCTTAGAGCAGAAAGTAGGTCAGCTGTTTTTCCTTTGTTTTCGGCACGACACGGACGGAACGAATTTGTATACCTACAACAATGTAACGCGCAAAACAATTAAAAACATTCAGCCGGGCGGCGTAGTGCTCTTTCAAGAAAATGTACATACGACCGCACAGCTGCGCAGGCTGATTCAAAATATCCAGGCAGATTGTACCACAGCTCCCTTTATCGGGGTGGACCAGGAGGGTGGCAAGGTGCAGCGCGTTTCTGCAAATGGCAGCATTCACGCCACAGCGGTGCCCACCATGTGGAAAGTGGGGCAGACCGGCAGCACGTCCCTTGCACAGCAGGTAGGCGCAGTGCTGGGCAGCGAATTGACTGTGTTTGGCTTTAACCTGGACTTTGCGCCCGACTGCGATGTCTTTTCCAACCCCCAAAATAAGGTGATTGGTACGCGTGCCTTTTCCAGTGACCCGCAGAAAGTAGCGGCATTTTCCACTGCGGTCAGTGCCGGCATCCGTAGCCAGGGCGTCATTCCGGTATGCAAGCATTTTCCGGGTCATGGGGATACCTCTGCGGACACCCACGCCGGCTATGCAGCGGTTAATAAAACATTGGCGCAGCTGCGGCAGACGGAGTTGGTGCCTTTTAAAGCACAGGCGGCAGCCGGTGCAGAGATGATCATGGTGGCACATATCAGTCTGCCGAAAATAAACGGCGACAGTACCCCGGCAACCATGTCGTCTAAGGTAGTGCAGGGGCTGCTGCGCGGAGAGCTTGGTTACAGCGGCGTTGTGATTACCGATGCGATGGACATGGGTGCGGTGGCACAGCACTATTCTTCCGGCGAGGCGGCTGTCCGCGCGATTCACGCAGGGGTCGACATGATTTTAATGCCGGAGGACCCGCAGGCAGCCTATACGGCTGTATTGAAAGCTGTGAAGAGCGGCAGCATTTCACAGGAGCGGCTCAATCAATCTGTCGAGCGTATTCTTGCACTGAAAAAGAAATACAATCTGTTTTCGAAAAGGGCGTTGGGCAGGGAAAGTCTGCTCGGCTGCAGCGAACATCAGCAAGTTGTCGCGCAGGTTGGCTGA
- a CDS encoding ABC transporter ATP-binding protein/permease, with the protein MSEKRMRPGSNPGNSMPGGGMAPVEKSRDLKQAYANLLHYIGKYRGMILTAAVLSLAGAVLNLIGPGQLSKITNLITDGLSSHINIAAIVHIAALLAVLYLLGFIFNYAQGWLMATVSQRVTQNMRRDIARKIDRLPLQYFDTHTTGDVLSRVTNDVDTVSQSMNQSFSTLVSSICLLLGSVIMMFATNWIMAVTGILAALLGFAFMMMIIQKSQGYFARQQTELGRIDGHVEEIYGGHNVVKAYNGETAARKEFHTMNNTLYTCAWKSQFLSGLMQPLMIFIGNLAYVVVCITGAVLAVQGKISFGTIVAFMLYIRLFTQPLQNISQAATSVQSMAAACERVFDFLDETEMKPETEKKENLQAVHGDVAFDHVSFGYTPEKEIIHDFSAASHAGQKIAIVGPTGAGKTTLVNLLMRFYEVNSGSISIDGTSIQAVTRANVHEQFGMVLQDTWLFEGTIRENLVYNQKNVTDEQLDKVCRAVGLSDLIQQLPSGYDTVLNDNASLSAGQRQLLTIARAMVKDAPLLILDEATSSVDTRTELQVQRAMDNLMRGRTSFVIAHRLSTIKNADLILVLKDGDILESGTHAALLAKGGFYAELYNSQFDKAS; encoded by the coding sequence ATGTCTGAGAAAAGAATGCGCCCCGGCTCTAACCCGGGCAACAGCATGCCCGGCGGCGGAATGGCACCGGTGGAAAAAAGCAGAGATTTAAAGCAGGCATATGCGAATCTGCTGCATTATATCGGCAAATACCGCGGAATGATTTTGACGGCAGCGGTGCTGTCTTTGGCCGGTGCGGTGCTGAATCTGATCGGTCCGGGGCAGTTGAGCAAAATTACAAATTTGATTACAGACGGGCTCTCGTCACACATAAATATCGCGGCTATCGTGCATATTGCGGCTCTGCTTGCGGTTTTGTACCTGCTGGGCTTTATCTTTAATTATGCGCAGGGGTGGCTGATGGCAACGGTATCGCAGCGGGTTACGCAGAATATGCGGCGGGATATCGCACGGAAAATCGACCGGCTTCCGCTGCAATATTTTGATACCCATACCACCGGGGATGTGCTCAGCCGGGTTACCAATGACGTTGACACGGTGAGCCAGTCAATGAACCAAAGCTTTTCCACACTGGTTTCGTCTATCTGCCTGCTTTTGGGCAGCGTTATCATGATGTTTGCCACCAACTGGATTATGGCAGTGACCGGCATTTTGGCCGCGCTGCTCGGCTTCGCTTTTATGATGATGATTATCCAGAAATCACAGGGCTACTTTGCCCGGCAGCAGACAGAACTCGGCAGAATCGACGGGCATGTTGAGGAAATTTACGGCGGACACAACGTTGTAAAAGCCTACAATGGAGAAACAGCTGCACGCAAAGAGTTCCACACAATGAACAATACACTTTACACCTGCGCATGGAAAAGCCAGTTCCTTTCCGGTCTCATGCAGCCACTGATGATTTTTATCGGGAACCTTGCTTACGTGGTCGTTTGCATTACGGGCGCGGTATTGGCCGTGCAGGGGAAAATCTCTTTCGGCACCATTGTTGCTTTTATGTTGTATATTCGTTTGTTCACCCAGCCTTTACAGAATATTTCACAGGCCGCGACCAGTGTGCAGAGCATGGCGGCTGCCTGCGAGAGGGTGTTCGATTTCTTGGACGAAACGGAAATGAAGCCCGAAACGGAAAAAAAGGAAAACCTGCAGGCGGTGCATGGGGACGTTGCTTTTGACCATGTTTCTTTCGGTTATACACCGGAAAAAGAAATCATCCATGACTTTTCTGCTGCATCGCACGCGGGACAGAAAATCGCGATTGTCGGCCCCACCGGCGCCGGAAAAACAACGCTGGTCAACCTGTTAATGCGCTTTTACGAGGTCAACAGCGGAAGTATTTCGATTGATGGTACATCCATACAGGCGGTCACACGGGCAAATGTGCATGAACAGTTCGGTATGGTGCTGCAGGATACATGGCTGTTTGAGGGCACAATTCGTGAAAACCTTGTCTATAACCAGAAAAATGTCACAGATGAACAACTCGACAAGGTCTGCCGTGCGGTGGGACTGTCGGATTTGATTCAGCAGTTGCCCAGCGGCTACGACACGGTGCTCAATGACAATGCCAGTCTTTCCGCAGGCCAGCGGCAGCTGCTGACGATTGCCCGCGCTATGGTAAAAGATGCCCCGCTGCTGATTTTAGATGAAGCAACCAGCAGCGTAGATACACGCACAGAGCTGCAGGTGCAGCGGGCAATGGATAACCTGATGCGGGGCCGCACCAGCTTTGTGATTGCGCACCGGCTTTCGACAATCAAAAATGCAGATTTGATTTTGGTTTTGAAAGACGGCGACATTTTAGAGAGCGGCACCCATGCCGCACTGCTTGCAAAAGGCGGCTTTTACGCAGAATTGTACAACAGCCAGTTCGACAAAGCATCCTAA